One region of Streptomyces rishiriensis genomic DNA includes:
- a CDS encoding SH3 domain-containing protein, with product MSVDRVEEVASGETAEAVTTAAAALTYYPVAPGVRLNVRSGPGTSYPVVRVLSEGTKVPIFCQTPGTSVTGPYGTTNIWDNIADSQFVSDAYVRTGSDGYVAARCA from the coding sequence ATGTCTGTTGACCGCGTGGAAGAGGTCGCGAGCGGCGAGACGGCGGAGGCCGTCACGACGGCCGCGGCGGCTCTCACCTACTACCCGGTCGCCCCGGGCGTCCGACTGAACGTCCGCAGTGGCCCGGGTACGAGCTACCCGGTCGTCAGGGTCTTGTCCGAGGGCACGAAGGTCCCGATCTTCTGCCAGACCCCGGGCACTTCGGTGACCGGCCCGTACGGCACGACGAACATCTGGGACAACATCGCCGACAGCCAGTTCGTCTCGGACGCGTACGTACGGACAGGCAGCGACGGCTACGTAGCCGCCCGCTGCGCCTGA
- a CDS encoding class I SAM-dependent methyltransferase → MTASSDTPSHTTRAHSFNSAAAQYAANRPSYPAALLDTIEDLAGRPLAGARVADVGAGTGIATALLHARGADVIAVEPGDGMAAQFRRALPDVPVVRGDGNHLPLATASLDFLTYAQSWHWTDPAHSVPEALRVLRPGGALALWWNTAALDVPWLAEAAQRVDRYFGESTPANSKNVNARVVDPTGRLGLTRREVRWSRRVPVDTHLANISSHSLFLVHGEEVSTAFLAEERDHLMRAFPDGLVEEVYDVILLLATRA, encoded by the coding sequence ATGACGGCCTCCTCCGACACTCCCTCGCACACCACCCGAGCCCACTCCTTCAACTCGGCCGCGGCCCAGTACGCCGCCAACCGCCCGTCCTACCCGGCCGCCCTCCTCGACACGATCGAGGACCTCGCCGGCCGTCCCCTCGCCGGAGCGCGGGTCGCGGACGTCGGGGCGGGCACCGGCATAGCGACCGCCCTCCTGCACGCCCGCGGCGCCGACGTCATAGCCGTCGAGCCCGGGGACGGCATGGCCGCGCAGTTCCGCCGCGCGCTCCCCGACGTGCCGGTCGTCCGGGGCGACGGCAACCACCTCCCGCTGGCCACCGCCTCCCTCGACTTCCTCACCTACGCCCAGTCCTGGCACTGGACCGACCCGGCCCACTCGGTTCCGGAGGCCCTGCGCGTCCTTCGCCCGGGCGGCGCGCTGGCGTTGTGGTGGAACACCGCCGCCCTGGACGTGCCCTGGCTCGCGGAGGCGGCCCAGCGCGTCGACCGGTACTTCGGGGAGAGCACCCCCGCGAACAGCAAGAACGTGAACGCCCGCGTCGTCGACCCGACCGGCCGTCTCGGACTGACCCGCCGTGAGGTCCGCTGGAGCCGCCGCGTCCCCGTCGACACGCATCTGGCCAATATCAGCAGCCACTCGCTGTTCCTGGTCCATGGCGAGGAGGTGAGCACCGCCTTCCTCGCCGAGGAGCGCGACCACCTGATGCGGGCCTTCCCCGACGGACTCGTCGAAGAGGTCTACGACGTCATCCTGCTGCTCGCGACGAGAGCCTGA
- a CDS encoding HAD family hydrolase, with amino-acid sequence MRYDLVIFDNDGVLVDSEPISNRLLAAYLTEIGHPTSYEDSIRDYMGSAMHRIHDLVRERTGQLLPAEFDDTFHRRVFAAFEEELEPVVGAVDVLAKLAADGVPYCVASSGSHERIRVGHRKTGLDRFFEDARIFSAQDVGKGKPAPDLFLHAARRMGVAPERCVVVEDSPLGVRAAVAAGMDVYGFTAMTPAVRLAGATQLFSELGQLPDLLI; translated from the coding sequence ATGCGCTACGACCTGGTGATTTTCGACAATGACGGTGTCCTTGTGGACAGCGAGCCGATTTCCAATCGGCTGCTGGCGGCCTATCTGACCGAGATAGGGCACCCCACCTCGTACGAGGACTCCATCCGGGACTACATGGGATCCGCGATGCACCGCATCCACGACCTGGTGCGGGAGCGCACCGGGCAGCTGTTGCCGGCGGAGTTCGACGACACGTTTCACCGGCGGGTGTTCGCGGCCTTCGAAGAGGAGCTGGAGCCTGTGGTCGGTGCCGTGGACGTCCTGGCGAAGCTGGCCGCGGACGGGGTGCCGTACTGCGTGGCGTCGTCCGGGAGTCATGAGCGGATTCGCGTGGGGCATCGGAAGACCGGGCTGGACCGGTTCTTCGAGGATGCTCGGATCTTCAGCGCGCAGGATGTCGGGAAGGGGAAGCCGGCGCCGGATCTGTTCCTGCACGCGGCCCGGCGGATGGGTGTGGCGCCGGAGCGCTGTGTGGTGGTCGAGGACAGTCCGCTGGGCGTGCGGGCGGCTGTGGCGGCCGGGATGGACGTCTACGGGTTCACCGCGATGACGCCGGCCGTGAGGCTCGCGGGGGCCACTCAACTCTTCTCCGAACTCGGGCAGTTGCCTGACCTGCTGATCTGA
- the trpS gene encoding tryptophan--tRNA ligase: MKRVFSGVKPTGHLTLGNYLGALRQWAEVDQHRADSLFCVVDLHALTVEHDPARVRRLSRQAATLLLAVGLDPQRCTVFVQSHVDEHARLSYLLECVATDGEMRRMIQYKEKSGRERKRGGGVRLSLLTYPVLMAADILAYGADEVPVGDDQAQHVELTRDLAVRFNQRYGHTFVVPKATHPAVAARVMNLQEPTSKMGKSDDFGPGIVYLLDEPDVVRRKVMRAVTDSGQEVVYDREERPGLANLLEILAACTGGNPEALAGAYGSYGALKKDTADAVVEILRPVQARHRELCADPVRVEGVLRDGAAKARAMARPVVDSAYRAIGLLPPAAEPVTDRVLNAVR; encoded by the coding sequence ATGAAGCGGGTCTTCAGTGGGGTCAAGCCGACCGGGCATCTGACGCTGGGGAACTACCTGGGCGCCCTGCGGCAGTGGGCCGAGGTCGACCAGCACCGGGCGGACTCGCTCTTCTGCGTCGTCGATCTGCACGCGTTGACCGTGGAACACGATCCGGCGCGGGTGCGCCGGCTGAGTCGGCAGGCGGCGACGCTGCTGCTGGCTGTAGGACTGGATCCGCAGCGGTGCACCGTGTTCGTACAGAGTCATGTGGACGAACACGCACGGTTGTCGTATCTGCTGGAGTGCGTGGCCACGGACGGTGAGATGCGGCGGATGATCCAGTACAAGGAGAAGTCCGGGCGGGAGCGAAAGCGCGGGGGCGGGGTGCGGCTGTCGTTGCTGACCTATCCCGTACTGATGGCGGCGGACATCCTGGCCTACGGCGCCGACGAGGTGCCGGTGGGCGACGACCAGGCCCAGCATGTCGAGCTGACGCGCGATCTGGCGGTGCGGTTCAACCAGCGGTACGGGCACACGTTCGTCGTGCCGAAGGCCACGCACCCGGCGGTGGCGGCGCGGGTGATGAACCTCCAGGAGCCGACGTCGAAGATGGGCAAGAGCGATGACTTCGGGCCGGGCATCGTCTATCTGCTGGACGAGCCCGACGTGGTGCGCAGGAAGGTCATGCGGGCCGTCACCGACAGCGGGCAGGAGGTCGTGTACGACCGCGAGGAGCGGCCGGGGCTCGCCAACCTGCTGGAGATCCTCGCCGCGTGCACGGGCGGAAATCCGGAGGCGCTGGCCGGTGCGTACGGGTCGTACGGCGCGTTGAAGAAGGACACGGCCGACGCGGTGGTCGAGATCCTGCGGCCGGTGCAGGCCAGGCACAGGGAGCTGTGCGCGGATCCCGTCCGGGTGGAGGGGGTGCTGCGGGACGGGGCGGCGAAGGCTCGGGCGATGGCCCGGCCGGTCGTGGACAGCGCCTATCGCGCGATCGGCTTGCTCCCGCCGGCGGCGGAGCCGGTCACGGACCGGGTGCTGAACGCGGTGCGGTAG
- a CDS encoding ABC transporter ATP-binding protein, with protein MMNSASDPRPPGEDATQAPPAPPAVRAENLTVVRGPRTVLRTLDFTVPRGQITGLLGPSGCGKSTLMRSIVGTQDKVTGTLDVLGHPAGHPALRTRVGYVTQAPSVYDDLTIRQNLDYFAAILDPGRAAADRRHDNVTRAIADVDLTTHADALAGNLSGGQRNRVSLAVALLGTPELLVLDEPTVGLDPVLRRDLWNLFHDIAATRGATLLISSHVMDEAERCHRLLLMREGEILADATPDALRTRTGADTVESAFLHLVDAATAAARTKETDAKETGTDTKETDPEEKRTNETRTKETTR; from the coding sequence ATGATGAATTCTGCATCGGATCCTCGTCCGCCCGGGGAGGACGCGACCCAGGCCCCGCCCGCCCCGCCCGCCGTACGCGCCGAGAACCTGACCGTCGTCCGAGGCCCCCGCACAGTCCTGCGCACCCTCGACTTCACCGTCCCGCGCGGCCAGATCACCGGCCTGCTGGGCCCCTCCGGCTGCGGCAAGTCGACCCTCATGCGCTCGATCGTCGGCACCCAGGACAAGGTCACCGGCACCCTCGACGTCCTCGGTCACCCCGCGGGCCACCCCGCCCTCCGCACCCGCGTCGGCTACGTCACCCAGGCGCCGTCCGTCTACGACGACCTGACGATCCGCCAGAACCTCGATTACTTCGCCGCGATCCTCGACCCGGGCCGAGCGGCGGCGGACCGCCGCCATGACAACGTCACGCGGGCCATCGCCGACGTGGACCTCACCACCCACGCCGACGCCCTCGCCGGCAATCTCTCCGGAGGCCAGCGCAACCGCGTCTCGCTGGCCGTGGCCCTCCTGGGCACCCCGGAACTCCTGGTCCTCGACGAGCCGACCGTCGGCCTGGACCCGGTCCTGCGCCGCGACCTGTGGAACCTCTTCCACGACATCGCCGCCACCCGGGGCGCGACCCTGCTGATCTCCTCCCACGTCATGGACGAGGCCGAGCGCTGCCATCGTCTGCTCCTCATGCGCGAGGGCGAGATCCTCGCCGACGCCACCCCGGACGCCCTGCGCACCCGCACCGGTGCCGACACGGTCGAGTCGGCCTTCCTGCACCTGGTGGACGCGGCGACAGCGGCAGCCCGCACGAAGGAGACCGACGCGAAGGAGACCGGCACGGACACGAAGGAGACCGACCCGGAGGAGAAGCGCACGAACGAGACCCGCACGAAGGAGACGACCCGATGA
- a CDS encoding cysteine hydrolase family protein has protein sequence MDIAENAALVVVDVQKGFEELDFWGARNNPGADDNIAALIDVWQGTGRPVVFVRHDSVKPGSPLRLGYEGNEFKEYVEERRGKGAGAELFLTKTVNSAFLGTPDLGAWLTAAGVSQIVVAGIQTNMCAETTARMGGNLGYDVVFAYDATYTFDLEGPFGWRRSAEEIAQASAVSLHGGGFARVATTGEIVGAAGR, from the coding sequence ATGGATATCGCGGAGAACGCAGCGCTGGTGGTCGTCGATGTGCAGAAGGGTTTCGAGGAGCTGGACTTCTGGGGGGCGCGGAACAATCCCGGAGCGGACGACAACATCGCCGCGCTCATCGACGTATGGCAGGGAACCGGGCGGCCGGTCGTGTTCGTGCGGCACGACTCGGTGAAGCCGGGGTCGCCGTTGCGGCTGGGGTACGAGGGGAACGAGTTCAAGGAGTACGTGGAGGAGAGGCGCGGGAAGGGCGCCGGGGCCGAGCTGTTCCTCACCAAGACGGTGAACTCGGCTTTCCTCGGGACGCCGGACCTGGGGGCCTGGCTGACCGCGGCGGGGGTCTCGCAGATCGTGGTGGCCGGCATTCAGACCAACATGTGCGCGGAGACGACCGCGCGGATGGGCGGCAACCTCGGATACGACGTGGTGTTCGCGTACGACGCGACGTACACGTTCGACCTGGAGGGTCCGTTCGGCTGGCGGCGGAGCGCGGAGGAGATCGCGCAGGCGTCGGCGGTTTCCCTGCACGGGGGCGGGTTCGCGCGGGTGGCGACCACGGGGGAGATCGTGGGGGCGGCCGGCCGGTGA
- a CDS encoding VC0807 family protein, giving the protein MGMTTNQHKKQNAFAPLIVDVAVPLGSYYLFKGAFGMSTFAALAWSSLVPAGRTLWSAVSRRTVNGLAGLILVVNVVGLVLSLVSGDPRLMLAKDSGVSSTIGIGILVSVALGRPMMTAAVKPFLVKGDAVRAAAWERLASGASTASADFRMRERAFSVVWGVVLLVECVVRVVGAYTVPVDTMVWLGSVVMVVAMGIGFVVGGALGAGPMAAMVAFETRAGKAVGADAEAPEVVLAR; this is encoded by the coding sequence ATGGGCATGACGACGAACCAGCACAAGAAGCAGAACGCCTTCGCCCCGCTCATCGTGGACGTGGCGGTGCCGCTCGGGTCGTACTACCTCTTCAAGGGCGCGTTCGGGATGAGCACCTTCGCCGCTCTCGCCTGGAGCAGCCTCGTGCCGGCCGGGCGGACGCTGTGGAGCGCGGTCAGCCGACGGACGGTCAACGGGCTCGCCGGGCTCATCCTCGTCGTCAACGTCGTCGGACTGGTGCTCAGCCTGGTCTCCGGCGATCCGCGGCTGATGCTGGCCAAGGACAGCGGGGTCAGCAGCACGATCGGGATCGGGATCCTGGTCTCCGTGGCGCTGGGAAGGCCGATGATGACCGCCGCGGTGAAGCCGTTCCTGGTGAAGGGCGACGCGGTCAGGGCGGCGGCCTGGGAGCGGCTGGCGAGTGGCGCGTCGACCGCGTCGGCGGACTTCCGGATGCGCGAGCGGGCCTTCTCGGTCGTCTGGGGTGTGGTGCTGCTCGTCGAGTGTGTCGTGCGGGTCGTGGGGGCGTACACGGTGCCGGTGGACACCATGGTGTGGCTCGGATCCGTGGTCATGGTCGTGGCGATGGGGATCGGCTTCGTGGTCGGCGGGGCGCTCGGCGCCGGGCCGATGGCGGCGATGGTCGCCTTCGAGACGCGGGCCGGGAAGGCCGTCGGGGCCGACGCCGAGGCGCCCGAGGTCGTCCTCGCGCGGTGA
- a CDS encoding GlxA family transcriptional regulator has translation MAPAYRVALVAFPGIRAFDVSVITEVWGTDRTDRGAPAFDLRRAATDSTAPIPMRGGLALLPDRTLAWLSRADLILVPGLDDHLTPAPAPVLDALRRAHARGTTLAALCGGAFTLAQAGLLDGRRAITHWNLIDLLRTHHPGVTVVPDALFIEDDNMWTAAGTAAGIDLCLHLVRRSHGAEAAATIARSMVTAPFRTGTQAQFIEHPTPRADRDADTLAAVREHALRHLHEPLTVGDLATRAGMSPRSFARHFTAETGATPLRWLLDQRIAAAQKLLERTDLPMPEVARRAGFGSEVTMRQHFASRLATSPRAYRTAFSTRSVTGSAAGGSKPIAR, from the coding sequence GTGGCCCCTGCGTACCGTGTCGCCCTCGTCGCCTTCCCCGGCATCCGCGCCTTCGACGTCTCCGTCATCACCGAGGTCTGGGGCACCGACCGCACCGACCGCGGTGCCCCCGCCTTCGACCTGCGCAGAGCGGCGACCGACAGCACCGCACCCATCCCGATGCGCGGAGGCCTGGCCCTCCTCCCCGACCGCACGCTGGCCTGGCTCTCCCGCGCCGACCTGATCCTGGTCCCCGGCCTGGACGATCACCTCACCCCCGCACCCGCCCCCGTCCTGGACGCCCTCCGACGCGCCCACGCCCGCGGCACCACCCTCGCGGCCCTCTGCGGCGGAGCCTTCACCCTCGCCCAGGCCGGCCTGCTCGACGGCCGCCGGGCGATCACCCACTGGAACCTCATCGACCTCCTCCGCACGCACCACCCCGGTGTCACCGTCGTCCCCGACGCCCTCTTCATCGAGGACGACAACATGTGGACCGCCGCCGGCACGGCCGCCGGCATCGACCTCTGCCTCCACCTGGTCCGCCGCTCCCACGGCGCCGAAGCGGCCGCGACCATCGCCCGCTCGATGGTCACCGCCCCCTTCCGCACCGGCACCCAGGCCCAGTTCATCGAGCACCCGACCCCCCGCGCCGACCGGGACGCCGACACCCTCGCCGCCGTGCGCGAACATGCCCTGCGCCATCTGCACGAGCCGCTCACCGTCGGCGATCTGGCGACGCGCGCCGGCATGTCCCCCCGCAGCTTCGCCCGCCACTTCACGGCCGAGACCGGAGCCACCCCCCTGCGCTGGCTCCTCGACCAGCGCATCGCCGCCGCCCAGAAACTCCTCGAACGCACCGACCTCCCCATGCCCGAGGTGGCCCGGCGCGCCGGCTTCGGCAGCGAGGTCACGATGCGCCAGCACTTCGCATCGCGCCTCGCCACCAGCCCACGCGCCTACCGCACCGCGTTCAGCACCCGGTCCGTGACCGGCTCCGCCGCCGGCGGGAGCAAGCCGATCGCGCGATAG
- a CDS encoding ABC transporter permease, giving the protein MTRNATTTTTTTTTATLAPASAPAPAPAPTTSALSLSRTTATAARVLRQLRHDPRTIALLILIPCVMLFLLRYVFDGSPRTFDNIGASLLGVFPLITMFLVTSIATLRERTSGTLERLLAMPLGKGDLIAGYALAFGALAIIQSALATGLAVWFLGLDVTGSPWLLLLVALLDALLGTALGLFVSAFAASEFQAVQFMPAVIFPQLLLCGLFAPRDTMHPALEAVSDVLPMSYAVDGMNEVLTHTDMTATFVRDVLIVGGCALLVLCLGAATLRRRTA; this is encoded by the coding sequence ATGACCAGGAACGCGACCACGACCACCACAACGACCACGACCGCCACCCTGGCTCCGGCTTCCGCTCCGGCTCCGGCCCCCGCGCCCACCACCAGCGCCCTCAGCCTCTCCCGCACCACCGCCACCGCGGCCAGGGTCCTGCGCCAGCTGCGCCACGACCCCCGCACCATCGCGCTGCTGATCCTCATCCCCTGCGTGATGCTGTTCCTGCTCCGCTACGTCTTCGACGGCAGCCCGCGCACCTTCGACAACATCGGCGCGTCCCTCCTGGGTGTCTTCCCGCTGATCACGATGTTCCTGGTCACCTCCATCGCCACCCTGCGCGAACGCACCTCGGGCACCCTCGAACGCCTGCTCGCCATGCCCCTCGGCAAAGGCGACCTGATCGCCGGCTACGCCCTCGCCTTCGGCGCCCTCGCGATCATCCAGTCGGCCCTGGCCACCGGCCTGGCGGTCTGGTTCCTGGGCCTGGACGTCACGGGCAGCCCCTGGCTCCTCCTCCTGGTGGCACTCCTCGACGCCCTTCTCGGCACCGCCCTCGGCCTCTTCGTCTCGGCCTTCGCGGCCTCGGAGTTCCAGGCCGTCCAGTTCATGCCGGCGGTGATCTTCCCCCAGCTCCTCCTCTGCGGCCTGTTCGCCCCCCGCGACACCATGCACCCCGCCCTGGAAGCCGTCTCCGACGTCCTCCCCATGTCCTACGCGGTCGACGGCATGAACGAGGTCCTCACTCACACCGACATGACCGCCACCTTCGTACGGGACGTGCTCATCGTCGGCGGCTGCGCCCTCCTGGTCCTGTGCCTGGGCGCGGCGACCCTGCGACGCCGCACGGCCTGA
- a CDS encoding MFS transporter produces the protein MTEVLRRGRASLAFSFFAQGAAFALLVTRIPAIQNRYEVSDALLPVFLAAVPILAGVGSVTTEQLVKRIPPSRVLRWSQPVVLLALLGVGAGRGMAELGVALAVFGLAVGALDASMNMLGVSLQRTYGRSIMLSFHAVYSLGGIVGASLAWVGAHWHLALWVSYLPVVAVLLPAALVASRWYVDGGGEAGKADGAEAGGGGAGLAFKVLLPLCLVMTFAYIGDSTVSNWSAKYLQDVLGSSEQLATVPYNVYMVTTLVGRALGDFGVRRFGAAAVVRLGALVAAAGFAVVAVAPGAWVGMLGFTLVGLGLCVLVPQTFAAAGRLFPGASDAAIARLNIFNYVGFLIGSPLVGALGDAWTYRGAMVVPMVLVLVTLVYARSFAAQPDRYGGGHERPRTADVGRGSNGL, from the coding sequence ATGACAGAAGTGCTGCGGCGCGGTAGGGCCTCTCTGGCGTTCAGCTTTTTCGCGCAGGGCGCGGCCTTCGCTCTGCTGGTGACCAGGATCCCGGCCATCCAGAACAGGTACGAGGTCTCGGACGCGTTGCTGCCCGTCTTCCTGGCCGCAGTGCCCATCCTGGCCGGGGTCGGCAGCGTGACGACCGAGCAGTTGGTGAAGCGGATACCGCCCAGCCGGGTGCTGCGGTGGTCGCAGCCGGTGGTGCTGCTGGCGCTGCTCGGGGTCGGGGCCGGGCGGGGGATGGCCGAGCTGGGTGTCGCCCTGGCCGTCTTCGGCCTCGCCGTGGGGGCGCTGGACGCCTCGATGAACATGCTCGGGGTGAGTCTTCAGCGGACGTACGGGCGCAGCATCATGCTGAGTTTTCATGCCGTGTACAGCCTGGGCGGGATCGTGGGGGCCTCGCTGGCCTGGGTGGGGGCGCACTGGCATCTCGCGCTGTGGGTGTCGTATCTGCCGGTGGTCGCGGTGCTGCTGCCGGCCGCGCTGGTGGCGAGCCGTTGGTATGTGGACGGCGGCGGGGAGGCCGGCAAGGCGGATGGCGCCGAGGCGGGCGGCGGCGGTGCGGGTCTCGCCTTCAAGGTGCTGCTGCCGTTGTGTCTGGTGATGACCTTCGCCTATATCGGGGACTCGACGGTCTCCAACTGGAGCGCGAAGTACCTCCAGGACGTGCTGGGCAGCAGCGAGCAGCTGGCCACCGTTCCGTACAACGTCTACATGGTGACCACGCTGGTCGGGCGGGCCCTCGGGGACTTCGGGGTGCGGCGGTTCGGGGCCGCGGCGGTGGTGCGGCTGGGGGCGCTGGTGGCGGCGGCGGGGTTCGCGGTGGTGGCCGTGGCGCCGGGGGCGTGGGTCGGGATGCTCGGGTTCACGCTCGTGGGACTGGGGTTGTGTGTGCTGGTGCCGCAGACGTTCGCTGCGGCGGGACGGTTGTTCCCGGGGGCTTCGGATGCGGCGATCGCCCGTCTCAACATCTTCAATTACGTCGGTTTCCTGATCGGTTCGCCGTTGGTGGGGGCGCTGGGGGACGCCTGGACGTATCGGGGCGCGATGGTGGTGCCGATGGTGTTGGTGCTGGTGACGTTGGTGTACGCCCGGTCGTTCGCCGCTCAACCGGACCGATACGGTGGCGGGCATGAGCGGCCGCGCACAGCTGATGTGGGACGAGGCAGTAACGGGCTATGA
- the proC gene encoding pyrroline-5-carboxylate reductase, with protein sequence MSQKVAVLGTGKIGEALLSGMIRGGWPPADLLVTARRPERAEELRTRYGVTPVTNAEAAKTADTLILTVKPQDMGTLLDELAPHVPADRLIISGAAGITTASIEERLTGSTPVVRVMTNTPALVDEAMSVISAGTHATAAHLAHTEEIFGAVGKTLRVPESQQDACTALSGSGPAYFFYLVEAMTDAGILLGLPRDKAHDLIVQSAIGAATMLRDSGEHPVKLRENVTSPAGTTINAIRELENHGVRAALIAALEAARDRSRELASGKKD encoded by the coding sequence ATGAGCCAGAAAGTCGCAGTCCTCGGCACCGGCAAGATCGGCGAAGCTCTGCTCAGCGGCATGATCCGAGGCGGCTGGCCGCCGGCCGACCTCCTGGTCACCGCCCGCCGCCCGGAACGCGCCGAAGAACTCCGCACCCGCTACGGAGTCACCCCGGTCACCAACGCCGAGGCCGCCAAGACCGCCGACACCCTGATCCTCACGGTCAAACCGCAGGACATGGGCACCCTCCTCGACGAGCTCGCCCCGCACGTTCCCGCCGACCGACTGATCATCAGCGGAGCCGCCGGCATCACCACCGCCTCCATCGAGGAGCGCCTCACCGGCAGCACCCCGGTCGTCCGCGTCATGACGAACACCCCCGCCCTCGTCGACGAGGCCATGTCCGTCATCTCCGCCGGCACCCACGCCACCGCCGCTCACCTCGCCCACACCGAGGAGATCTTCGGCGCCGTCGGCAAGACCCTCCGCGTCCCCGAGTCCCAGCAGGACGCCTGCACCGCCCTCTCCGGCTCCGGCCCGGCGTACTTCTTCTATCTGGTCGAAGCCATGACAGACGCCGGCATCCTGCTCGGCCTGCCCCGCGACAAGGCCCACGACCTCATCGTCCAGTCCGCCATCGGCGCCGCGACGATGCTCCGCGACAGCGGAGAACACCCGGTCAAGCTCCGCGAGAACGTCACGTCCCCCGCCGGAACCACCATCAACGCCATCCGCGAACTCGAGAACCACGGCGTTCGGGCCGCCCTCATCGCCGCGCTCGAGGCAGCCCGCGACCGCAGCCGCGAGCTCGCGTCCGGCAAGAAGGACTGA
- a CDS encoding EamA/RhaT family transporter, producing MSDENGTPDSSADTPDISADLRDTPAGAAGAPTGVPIGRPGSPAGDGPRPEPLRFFGTTWVDHDPGPQGYTARRVAVAVGSLAAATVSCFVLRFAYDGVAIADLGSFVTLLIVVMFAVCTALAFRHTWESFGKRPDPDRQASLRGLLAVGFVGSLLAYFFRTLTEAPGERLHREEYDAARDRYERRSTRRTGNPSKKRRRS from the coding sequence GTGAGCGACGAAAACGGCACCCCGGACTCCTCGGCCGACACCCCGGACATCTCGGCCGACCTCCGGGACACCCCGGCCGGCGCGGCGGGCGCCCCCACCGGCGTGCCCATCGGCCGACCGGGAAGCCCCGCCGGTGACGGTCCTCGCCCCGAGCCCCTCCGCTTCTTCGGCACCACCTGGGTGGACCACGACCCCGGCCCGCAGGGCTACACGGCCCGTCGTGTCGCCGTGGCCGTCGGCTCCCTGGCCGCCGCAACCGTCTCCTGCTTCGTCCTCCGCTTCGCCTACGACGGTGTCGCGATCGCCGACCTGGGCAGCTTCGTGACGCTCCTCATCGTCGTGATGTTCGCGGTCTGCACCGCACTGGCCTTCCGCCACACCTGGGAGAGCTTCGGCAAGCGCCCCGACCCCGACCGCCAGGCGTCCCTGCGCGGTCTGCTTGCCGTCGGCTTCGTCGGATCGCTGCTCGCGTACTTCTTCCGCACCCTCACCGAGGCCCCCGGCGAGAGGCTCCACCGTGAGGAGTACGACGCGGCGCGCGACCGGTACGAACGCCGCTCCACCCGCCGCACCGGCAACCCCTCGAAGAAGCGCCGCCGCAGCTGA